In Serratia sp. FDAARGOS_506, a genomic segment contains:
- a CDS encoding DotU family type VI secretion system protein, whose translation MAPAANPLVDAANPLLNAISQIRQSATHANPAQLRQQLIDEMRRFEIRGQRANLPYEVIIGARYCLCTALDEAAALTPWGSNSVWSGSGLLVTFHNETWGGEKFFQLLAKLSQSPREHINLLELINYCLLLGFEGRYRVMENGRSQLETMKQRLLQLIRSVRGGYAPPLSPHALDLPVQQKLWRPLVPLWACVALTGFLASLLFIALNWRLGDNTSPVLAAIYQTNLPQVAIGNPAPAAPPTLSLKSFLRKEIAEGLVVVRDEAQQSVVILKGDGLFDSAATTVRANYIPVIDRIAAAMNGVSGKILVTGYSDNVPIRSARFASNWELSLARAEAVSARLQKHLANPQRVKAEGRGESNPVAPNDNKVNRALNRRVEITLLVAPENTQAEINGLPQGTGK comes from the coding sequence ATGGCGCCGGCAGCCAACCCGCTGGTGGACGCCGCCAACCCGCTGCTGAACGCCATTTCGCAGATCCGCCAGTCGGCCACGCATGCCAACCCGGCGCAGCTGCGCCAACAGCTGATCGACGAAATGCGCCGCTTCGAGATCCGCGGCCAACGCGCCAACCTGCCGTACGAAGTGATCATCGGTGCGCGTTATTGCCTGTGCACCGCGCTGGATGAAGCGGCGGCGCTGACCCCGTGGGGCAGCAACAGCGTCTGGTCCGGCAGTGGGCTGCTGGTGACCTTCCACAACGAAACCTGGGGCGGCGAGAAGTTTTTCCAACTGCTGGCCAAGCTGTCGCAAAGCCCGCGCGAGCACATCAATCTGCTGGAGCTGATCAATTATTGCCTGCTGTTGGGCTTTGAAGGCCGCTACCGGGTAATGGAAAATGGCCGTTCTCAGCTGGAAACCATGAAGCAGCGCCTGCTGCAACTGATCCGTTCGGTGCGCGGCGGCTATGCTCCGCCGCTGTCGCCTCATGCATTGGACCTACCGGTACAGCAGAAACTGTGGCGCCCGTTGGTGCCGCTGTGGGCCTGCGTGGCGCTGACCGGCTTCCTGGCTTCGCTGCTGTTCATCGCCCTCAACTGGCGGCTGGGCGACAACACCAGCCCGGTGCTGGCGGCGATTTACCAAACCAATCTGCCGCAGGTGGCGATCGGTAACCCGGCGCCTGCCGCGCCGCCGACGTTGAGCCTGAAAAGCTTCCTGCGCAAAGAGATTGCCGAGGGGCTGGTGGTGGTACGCGACGAAGCGCAGCAAAGCGTGGTGATCCTCAAAGGCGATGGGCTGTTCGACTCCGCCGCCACCACGGTGCGCGCCAACTATATTCCGGTTATCGACCGCATCGCCGCCGCCATGAACGGCGTCAGCGGCAAGATCCTGGTCACCGGCTACAGCGACAACGTGCCGATCCGCAGCGCTCGTTTCGCCTCCAACTGGGAGCTGTCGCTGGCGCGCGCCGAAGCGGTCAGCGCTCGCTTGCAAAAGCACCTCGCCAACCCGCAGCGGGTCAAGGCCGAGGGCCGCGGCGAAAGCAACCCCGTCGCGCCGAACGATAACAAAGTGAACCGCGCGTTGAACCGCCGGGTAGAAATTACGCTGTTGGTCGCCCCGGAAAATACCCAGGCGGAAATCAACGGCTTGCCGCAAGGAACCGGAAAGTAA
- the tssJ gene encoding type VI secretion system lipoprotein TssJ — protein sequence MMTTPIASRWCGMLFLLLGALALGGCMSSAKSVPSRYSLVFDADRQVNAAGAQPAPIKIRVLLLRSDAEFMDADFFSLQNDAKSVLGNSLLDSDQFFLTPGQTGKKLGGQSALDARYIGVIAEYQNLDGKTWRISLPLPEPTETNFYKVWQFSPDELEAHIVAGVNGLRPVKKVD from the coding sequence ATGATGACGACCCCTATCGCATCCCGCTGGTGCGGGATGCTGTTTCTGCTGCTGGGCGCGCTGGCGCTCGGCGGTTGCATGTCTTCCGCCAAAAGCGTGCCGTCGCGTTACAGCCTGGTGTTCGATGCCGATCGCCAGGTGAACGCCGCCGGCGCGCAACCGGCGCCGATCAAAATTCGCGTGCTGCTGCTGCGTTCTGATGCGGAATTCATGGATGCCGACTTCTTCAGTCTGCAAAACGACGCCAAAAGCGTGCTCGGCAACAGCCTGCTGGACAGCGATCAGTTCTTCCTGACGCCGGGCCAGACCGGCAAGAAACTCGGTGGGCAAAGCGCATTGGACGCACGTTACATCGGCGTGATCGCCGAATATCAAAATCTGGACGGCAAAACCTGGCGCATTTCACTGCCGCTGCCGGAACCCACCGAAACCAATTTCTACAAAGTATGGCAATTCTCGCCGGATGAGCTGGAAGCGCATATCGTCGCGGGCGTGAATGGCCTGCGCCCCGTAAAAAAGGTCGACTGA
- the tssK gene encoding type VI secretion system baseplate subunit TssK gives MKDAHKVVWTEGMFLRPHHFQQAENYLEGYMRNWGQAHSGCFWGFLTLDLDQTLLRQGKIALNAASGIMPDGTPFRFSGAQQAPAPLTIAENKTGENVVLALPTYRAGREDVIFQESPEALARYLAYENEVDDLNAVSVGSAALQFGRLRLRLMLESELNAEWTALSVTRVLEKRGDNSLRLDTAQIPPMLNCQGNAVLKTFINDLQGLLQQRSQQMSQRLLQPGRGGSSEMVDFMLLQLINRHLGQVSHAYHLDHLHPERLFADWLQFATELASFSAQRTPEGRLPVYDHDNLALCFGKLMLLLRQGLSVVLEDNAIQLTLVERSHGLNVATVQDAKMMRDFGFVLAVRADVAAEVLLTHFPAQMKIAPVTRIRDLVQLQLPGIGLRTMPAAPRQIPYHAGYTYFELEKGGDLWKQMEKSSAFALHLAGEFPGLDMEFWAIRSHTDR, from the coding sequence ATGAAAGATGCTCATAAGGTTGTCTGGACTGAGGGGATGTTTTTGCGCCCTCACCATTTCCAGCAGGCGGAAAACTATCTCGAAGGCTATATGCGCAACTGGGGCCAGGCCCACAGCGGCTGTTTCTGGGGATTTCTCACCCTGGATCTGGATCAAACGCTGCTGCGCCAGGGCAAGATTGCGCTCAACGCCGCCAGCGGCATCATGCCGGACGGCACGCCGTTTCGCTTCTCCGGCGCACAGCAGGCGCCCGCGCCGCTGACCATCGCCGAAAACAAGACCGGCGAAAACGTGGTGCTGGCCCTGCCGACCTACCGTGCGGGGCGTGAAGACGTGATCTTCCAGGAAAGCCCGGAGGCGCTGGCGCGCTATCTGGCTTACGAGAACGAAGTCGACGATCTCAACGCCGTCTCGGTGGGCAGCGCGGCGCTACAGTTCGGCCGCCTGCGCCTGCGGTTGATGCTGGAGAGCGAGCTCAACGCCGAATGGACGGCGCTCAGCGTCACTCGCGTGCTGGAAAAGCGCGGCGACAACAGTCTGCGTCTCGATACCGCACAGATCCCGCCGATGCTGAACTGCCAGGGCAACGCGGTACTGAAAACCTTCATCAACGATCTGCAGGGCCTGTTGCAACAGCGCAGCCAACAGATGAGCCAGCGCCTGCTGCAGCCGGGCCGCGGCGGCAGTTCCGAAATGGTCGATTTCATGCTGTTGCAGCTGATCAACCGCCATCTCGGTCAGGTCAGCCACGCCTACCACCTCGACCATCTGCACCCGGAGCGTCTGTTCGCCGATTGGCTGCAGTTCGCCACCGAGCTCGCCAGCTTTTCGGCGCAGCGCACCCCGGAAGGCCGTCTGCCGGTGTATGACCATGACAACCTGGCGCTGTGCTTCGGCAAGCTGATGCTGTTGCTGCGTCAGGGGCTGTCGGTGGTGCTGGAAGACAACGCCATTCAGCTGACGCTGGTTGAACGTTCCCACGGACTGAACGTCGCCACCGTACAGGACGCCAAAATGATGCGCGATTTCGGCTTCGTGCTGGCGGTGCGCGCCGACGTGGCCGCCGAGGTGTTGCTGACCCATTTCCCGGCGCAGATGAAGATCGCCCCGGTCACCCGCATCCGCGATCTGGTGCAGCTGCAGCTGCCGGGCATCGGTCTGCGCACCATGCCCGCCGCACCGCGCCAGATCCCGTATCACGCCGGCTACACCTACTTCGAGCTGGAAAAAGGCGGCGACCTGTGGAAACAGATGGAAAAATCCAGCGCCTTCGCCCTGCACCTGGCCGGCGAATTCCCGGGGCTGGACATGGAATTTTGGGCGATTCGCAGCCATACGGACCGGTAA